The following is a genomic window from Janibacter sp. DB-40.
CGACGTCACGTGAAGGAGGCTCTCCTGCAAGGTATTCGCAGTACCACCCGGGCGAGGACCGCCGAGCGGGGGAGGGAGCCCACCAGCCACGAGTCCACGCCGACGCCCGGGTTGTCCCCCTCGACCCACCACCGGTCGGTGTCCGCCGGGTCGGGGCCGGTGACGCGCTTGACCGACACCGGCCGGGGCGCTCCGTGCGCGTCGCGGGGGAGACGGACGATCGCCAGCGAGCCGACCCGGGCCGGGGCGCCCCAGAGCACGAGCAGCAGGTCGCCCTCGCGCAGGGTCGGCTCCATCGAGGCGCCGACGACGCGTGCCAGTCCGGGGCGGATCATGCCCGCATCGTAGGTGTCGGTTACCGGATTAGCTTGCTGTACGTGACCGCCGAGCCGCTGACGTAGCCGGTGCGGAGGGCACCGACCCGGGCCTTGATCCTCTTCCCCCGGTCGATCCGCTTGACCGTGTACGTCTTGGCGGTCGCCCCCGTGATCGGGTTGCCGTTGCGGTACCACCGGTAGCGGTAGCTCGAGGGCTTCGGGGTCCATGCCCCGACCCTGGCGGTCAGGGTCCGCCCCACAGCGGGCGTCCCGCTGATGTACGGACGGGTCGTTAAGTGGATCGGGATGCCGACGCGGTAGGAGGTGGAGGACTTGTTCTTGTACCCGGCACGCTTGGCCGTGACCCTCACCTTGAGGTAGCGGCCGGCATCGGCGGTCTTCGGTGTGTAGGTGCGCGCGGTGGCTCCCGTGATCGCGACACCATTGCGGAACCACCGGTAGCCGTAGGACGTCGGGGTCGGGGACCAGGAGCCGTTCGAGGTGGTGAGCAGCTTGCCGACCCCCCGCGTGCCGGTGATCTTCGGCACCGCCGTGTTGGTGAAGAGGCGCAGCGTCGCGTTGTACGAGATCGTCACGACCGCCTGGCTGCTGCTCGTCGAGACCGTCGTGACCTTGACGCGGCCGTCGTGGCTGGAGAAGGTCTTGCCGGCGGTCAGGACCCCGTTGGCGTCCGGCGCCGAGTTGGGTGTCGGGTCGAGCAGCACGCTCGCTCCGGAGAGGCCGTTGTAGCGCAGGATGCGCACCCCCGGCACCGCCGCGGTGGGGGTGTAGGCATCGCGCCCGGAGGCGGTGCGGTACTCCACGTAGTAGGTCGTCCCGGTGATCGAGTTGGTCACCTTCGCTGCGCGGATGCCGGCGCGACCTGACAGCGGCTTGAGGGTGACGGAGGTGGTTCCCGCGCCGACGGTCACGGCGGCGACGCTCTCGAGGGTCCCGACCTTCAGTGCCTGCGGCGTGGACAGCATCGCTGCCGAGCTCGGTCCGGAGTAGCTCATGACGTCGAAGCCGTCCTCGTACTCGTACTCGGTGCAGTCCGAGGGCCACCAGTCGTCGACGAGCCGGGAGTCGGTGCGTCCGGCGCACACCAGCCAGTTGGCGTGGCCGAAGGACATGTTGTGCCCGAGCTCGTGGGCGAGCACCGGCCAGGCGGTGTCGGAGACGGAGAGCATGCCCCCGTCGTTGGGCCCGGACCCGAGGGTGCCGTACCCGTACCCGCACCCGGCGCCCGTCGCCGACCGGGGGAAGTTGAGCACGAGGCTGGCGTTGTCCACCCAGGACCACCCGAGGCGGTCGGCGGCCTCACTCCAGTAGTCGAAGGGGCTCGCGGTCGAGCAGCTGTGCACGGAGGTGTACTGGGCTCGCATCGTCGGGGCGCCGATCTGCAGCGTCGAGCGGGAGTTGTCCTGCCAGTACGAGTCGGTCGAGGCCACCTGCCCGGTCGCGGTCGCGCTCGTCACGGGCTCGCGGGTCAGGCCCTTCGGCGTGACGGCGACGTAGGTGATCGTGCGCGTCGCGGGGGTGTAGGTCGCGGCGGCCGGCGCCGCGGCCGCGACGACCTCGGTCACCTCCAGCTCCGGGGAGTCGGGGGCCAGGGCCGCGGCGGCCGTGGCCCGGCCCAGCGCGGACCCGAGGGGCGAAGGGGTGTCGTCCGAGGCCGCGTCGACGTCACCGGGGTCGAGCTCGTGGGTGCTGGGGGTGCCCACGGGACCGGGGATGCGCAGGGTGCGGCCGTCCTCGGCGGCGTCGACGACCTGCTGTGGCACGGCGACGTCGAGGCTGACCCGGCTGCCGGGCAGGATCGTGTCCAGGGTCTCGCCGGAGACCGGGAGCACCCGGTCGTCGACCCGCACGGCGTGCCACTGGCGCTCGCCGCGGCGCTCGACCGCGGTGCTGAGCAGGTCACCGGAGACCCGGATCCGCGCGTCGGTGGCGGTGGATGCCTCGGGTGCGGCGGGTGTTGCCGACTGGGCCGGCGCGGAGGCCAGCAGTGCCCCGACGAGGGACGTGGCGACGAGGCTCGCGAAGGCGGTTGACCGGCGCATGGCGCGCTCCCGGGGTGTGAGACCTGGATAGGAAACAGGGAGCGTGCGGGGACGAGCGCTCGACGTTGAGAGAAGAGTAGTCCTGTCGTCCTCGTGCACGCCACATGCCTACGGGACACCGGCGTGGTCATGCGCCGAACGGTCCCCGCACGTGTGGGATGATTGCCAGCGGCTCACCAGCCGCCCACCGTGACCACACCCGGTCGCCCCAGGGCGTTCTTGATCCTTTCGATTCTCCGAGGTTTGTCTGCCGTGTCTGCGTCCGAGCCCACCACCACCCACGACCTCACTGCCCCGCAGTTCGTCGCCCACGAGGGCGGCAAGGTCGAGGTACGGGCGACGAAGCCGCTCGAGGGGCAGGAGGACCTCTCCCTCCTCTACACGCCCGGTGTGGCCGACGTCTGCCTGGCGATCGAGGAGGACCCCTCCCTCTCGCGCCGCTTCACCGCCCGCAACAACACCGTCGCGGTCATCACCGACGGCACCGCGGTGCTCGGCCTGGGTGACATCGGCCCGCTCGCGGCGATGCCGGTCATGGAGGGCAAGGCCGTCCTCTTCAAGCACTTCGCCGGCGTCGACGCCATCCCGGTGTGCCTGGAGTCCGGGTCGGTCGACGACCTCGTCGACACCATCGCCCGCATGGCGCCCAGTTTCGGCGGCATCAACCTCGAGGACATCTCGGCGCCGCGGTGCTTCGACCTGGAGCGGCGGCTGCGCGAGCGGCTGGAGATCCCCGTCTTCCACGACGACCAGCACGGCACCGCGATCGTCGTGCTCGCCGGCCTGATCAACGCCTGCCGCGTCGTCGAGCGCACCATCGGCTCGCTCAGCGTCGTCGTCGGCGGTGCCGGCGCGGCCGGTGTCGCGGTGACCCAGCTGCTGCAGCTGGCCGGCGTCACCGACATCGTCGTGTGCGACTCCCGCGGCATCATCGGCAAGCACCGCCACGACCTGGTCACCCACAAGGAGATGCTCGCCGCGACGACGAATGTCTCCGGCAAGACCGGCACGATGGCCGACGCGCTCAAGGGCGCCGACGTCTACATCGGCGTCTCCGGGGGCACCGTCCCCGAGGAGCAGGTCGCGTCGATGGCCGAGGGGCCGATGATCTTCGCGCTGGCCAACCCCACGCCCGAGGTCCACCCGGACATCGCGCACAAGTACGCCTCGATCGTGGCCACGGGTCGCAGCGACTTCCCGAACCAGATCAACAACGTGCTCGCCTTCCCCGGCATCTTCCGCGGGGCGCTCGACGCCGGTGGTGTGCAGATCAGCGAGGAGATGAAGCTCGCCGCCGCGCGCGCCATCGCCGACCTCGTCGAGGAGCCGACCGCCGACTGCATCGTGCCTCCCGTCTTCCAGGAGGGCGTTGCCGAGGCCGTCGCCGCCGCCGTGGCGGCCCACGCCAACTGACCCCCGGGCCACACCCCGGCCCCATGTCGGCCCCCCTTCGGTTCAGGGCGAAGGGGGGTCGTCTTGGGGCCGGGGCGTGCACCGCCCCGCAGGGAGCACCGGGAGCAGTAATCTTGACTCGTGCTGCGGTACCTGATCGTGGCGGCGGCTGTGCTGGCCCTCGTGGCCACGGCCGTGGTCGTTCTTCGGCCCGGTGACGGGGGCAGTGGCCCGCCGCCGGCTGCCGGGCAGCGCCCGCCGAGCGAGCCGACGACCGGGCAGCGCACACCGAGCGAACAGGTCACCGGGCAGCGCGCACCAACCAGTGACAGTGGTGAGCGCTTCGTCTGGTCGGTCAGCGACGACCGTCGCCATCTCGTCGACCAGCACGGCGATCCCGTCCTCGTGCGCGGGGACTCGCCGTGGTCGTTGATGACGGACCTGACCCCGGACGAGGCGGAGACCTACTTCGCTGACCGTGGGGACAGGGACGTCAACGCGGTGATCGTCTCCCTGCTCGGGGCCGTCGCCAACGGCGCGCCGCACGACGACGGCTCGACGGTGGACGGGTTGGCCCCCTTCGTCGAAGGGGATGTCACCGAGTGGAGTCCGGACTACTGGGGCCGGGCCCACGACTACGTCGCTCGTGCCGAGCGGCACGGGATCACGGTGATGCTCTACCCCATCGACTCGTGGGTCTGGGGCAAGGCCTTCACCCCTGACGGGATGCAGCAGTGCCGGACGTACGGGCGGCAGGTCGCCGAGCACTTCGCCGACCTGCCGAACATCGTGTGGATGGCCGGCGGCGACTACTACCCGGCGAGCGACGCGCCGGGTGAGATCGACCGGTGTGTGGCGGCGGTGCGTGAGGGGATGCGTGACGTCGGCGATCAGCGTCCCTTCACCATGCAGCTCGGCGCGGCCGGCCCGGTCGTCACGACCGACCACCCGTGGTGGCGCCGGGGCGTGGACTGGAACTTCGTCTACACCTACGACCCGACCCACGCGGCCGTGGCACGGGCGTACAGCCACCAACCGCCGGTGCCGACGCTGCTGGGGGAGGCGAACTACGAGCGGGAGAACAACCAGGGCAACCAGCCGACCACGAGCGAGACCCTGCGCCGGCAGGTGGCCTGGGCGCTGACCAGCGGTGCGGTGGGGGACTTCTACGGCTCGTCCGACTGGGGGTTCGCCCCGGGTTGGCAGGAGCGCCTGGGCTCGCCGGGGCTGGCGGACGTGGGGCACGTGCGGGATGTCTTCGCCGGTGTGGAGTGGTGGCGGTTGGTGCCGGATGCGAAGGGGGCATTCCTCACCGGTGGCAGGGGAGAGGCGTGGGAGCGCGGCGACGTCCTCGACAGCGATCTCGCGACCGCGACGATCGCGCCCGACGGCTCGGTCGCGGTGGTCTACGTGCCGACCCAGCGCACGATCACCATCGAGACCGGTGCGCTCGCGGACGACGTGTCGGCCTCGTGGGTGGACCCGTCGACGGGGCAGACGCAGCCCGCCGGAGTGCAGCCGCAGTACCGGACGCCGGGGCAGAACGGGGACGGTGACGGGGACTGGCTTCTCGTCTTCACCTCTCCCGGATGACCGGTTGGTGCTCGCCGAGCACCCCCCAACAACACCTCAAAAAGCCATCACGAAGTACTTGGCACTCTCAAGGCGAGAGTGCTAAATTTCTGCTGTCGGTACAGGGAGGCGCCACCCCCGCGGGGCGGTGGGTGGCCCACATTGTTGGAGGTGACCTTTGATGATGCGCACTGATGGATTCAACGAGCTGGATGCCTTGGCCCAGGGGTTGCTGGGTGGGCGCTCGACGCCGCGATCGCCGCAGTTCATGCCGGTCGACGTCTACCGCATGGAGGACCAGTACGTGGTCCACGCGGACCTGCCGGGCATGGACCCGGGCAGCATCGACGTCAACATGGGACGTGGCGTGCTGACACTGACCGCGCACCGCACGGCGCCGCCGGAGGAGCGCGTGCAGTGGCTGACCAGTGAGCGGTTCTCGGGCAGCTACCGCCGCCAGATCACCTTCGGGGACGACATCGACCCCGACCAGGTCAAGGCGAACTACGACAACGGGGTGCTGACGGTGACCCTGCCGCTGAACTCGCGTGCAATGCCCCGCCAGATCTCCGTCGAGAGCAAGGGGGCCGAGCCCATGGAGGTGTCTGCCTCCAGCAGCGAGCAGCAGCGGATCGACAGCTGAGTCCGGGCCCCGAGGCAGAGCGGCCCCGCCGAGATGGCGGGGCCGCTCTGTGTGTGTCGGCGCCGGGACGAAGGGGGTCGCTCAGTCCTCGACCGCGCGGATCCCCTTCAGGACGGTCTCGGCGACCTCCGGGCGGCAGACGACGAGGTCGGGCAGGTAGGGGTTTTCGTTGTTGTAGACCAGCTCCGAGCCGTCGATGCGGCTGGTGTGGAGGCCGTGGGCGCGGGCCACGGCGACCGGTGCCGCGGAGTCCCACTCGTACTGGCCGCCGGCGTGCACATAGGCGTCGGCGATGCCGTCGAGGACGGACATGGCCTTCACCCCGGCCGAGCCCATCTCGACGAGGTCGGCGCCGAGGTGGTCGGCCAGTCGGGTGACGAACTCCGGCGGCCGGCTCCGGCTCACGGCGAGGCGAAGGGGGTCGCCCGCCGCCCCCTTCGCCGGCTCGCTCTCGGCGCTCGAGTAGGTCACGCCCCGGGCCGGGCGGCCCACCGCCCCGGCGACGAGCTCGCCGTCCTGCCACAGGGCGACGTGCACCGCCCAGTCGTCCCGCTCGGCCTCGCTGAACTCGCGGGTGCCGTCCAGCGGGTCGACGATCCACACCCGCTGCGCGGACAGCCGTGCGTGGTCGTCGGCACCCTCCTCGGACAGCACGGCGTCGTCGGGGCGGGCCGTGGCCAGCTCGGCCATGAGGAAGTCGTGCGAGACCCGATCGCCGATGTCCTTCAGCTCCTTCGGGTCGGTGCCCGCGTGCTCCTCACGGGTGCGCAGCAGCAGCCCGCCGGCTGCCGTCGCCAGCTCGGCGGCGAGGGTGTGGTCGTCAGTCATTGGTGTGTCCTTGTCGTTGCTTGAGTCGTTCCGCGGCGGCCTGCAGGCCTTCCTCACGGGTGCTGGGGAAGGGGGGAAGTCCGTGCGCCCTGCGCACCGCGCCCCACACGATGGGTCCGAGCACCAGCAGTGACGCTCCGACGATCCCGACCCACACCGGGGGCAGGCCCAGCATGCCCAGCCCGGTCAGCGACAGCACGATCGCGATGCCGCGGCGCACGACGTTCTGCTGCACCCACGAGGCCAGCCGCGCACCGAGGTAGGTGCCGGGGGCGCCGCCGATGATCAGCGGCAGCAGGATGGACCAGTCGACGCCCTCGTAGATGACGTGACCGATGGCTGCGGCGATCACGAGGGGGATGGCCTGCACGAGGTCGGTGCCCACCAGCCGGTTGGGAGCCAGCCGGGGGTAGAGCATGAGCAGGGCGACCATGATCAGCGAGCCGGACCCGACACTGGTCAGGCCGACGAGGAGGCCGCCCAGGGCGCCGACGATGATCGTGGGGACGACCCGCAGCGTGGGGTTGTCGTCGGTGTAGGGGGTGCCTCCCTCGCTGGCGACCTGGATGTTGTGGCGCATGTTGAGCAGGGTCCGCAGGACATAGGTGGCCGCTGCCAGCAGCAGCGCGACACCGATGGCCATCTTCACGAAGGACTGCTGCTCCTCGGGGGAGCCGACCTGGTTGATCAGCCACCCTCCCGCCGCGGCCGTGGGGACCGACCCCAGGACGAGCAGCCCGGCGAGCTTCACGTCGGGGGAGCCGTGCTTGAGGTGCGCTGCCGCGCCGACGGTCTTGTTGACGGCGGCGGCGACGAGGTCGTTGGCCACGGCGGTGGTCGGCGGGATGCCGAGGAAGATCAGCGCCGGGGTCATCAGGGCGCCACCGCCCATACCCGTCAGGCCGATGACGATGCCGACGGTGAAGGCGACGAACAGCAGGGAGGCGATGTCCCCCATCAGATCGTCCACTCCGGCTGGGTCGGGTCGGCGAGGTGGCCGCGCTCACGCAGCAGGTCGAGCACGCGGTCGCGGGCCTCGTCGATGCTGATCGAGGAGGTGTCGAGGTCGAGATCGGCGTCCGTGGGCGCCTCGTAGGGGGCACTCACACCGGTGAAGTCCTTGATCTCTCCTGCCTGCGCCTTGGCGTACAGGCCCTTGCGGTCACGCCGGGCGCACTCCTCGACCGGGGTGCTGACATGGATCAGGACGAAGTCGCCGCCGCGATCGGTCGCCATCGCCCGCACGGCCTTGCGGGTGGAGTCGTAGGGCGCGATGGGGGAGCAAATCGCCGCGCCCCCGTGGTAGGCGATCTCGGCCGCGACCCAGCCGATGCGCCGGATGTTGGTCTCGCGGTCCTCGGGGGAGAAGGTCAGCCCCGCCGAGAGGTGCCGACGCACGACATCGCCGTCGAGGATCGAGACGGGGCGGCCGTCCTCCTCCAGGATCGCCTCGCGCACCGCACGGGCCACCGTCGACTTGCCCGAGCCGGACAGCCCGGTGAAGAAGAGGACGAGTCCACCGGACTCACCGGTCCGGTCCATCGTGCGCGTACCGGGCAGCCGGGTGGTGTGGGTGCCGAGCCAGGCGACGGCACCGGGGGCGTAGGCGGAGACCACCTCGTCCTGCAGCTCGGGGTCGGTCGCGGCGATCCTCGGGTCGAGCGGGACGGCGACGACACGCGCGTCCGTCAGGCCCTTGGCGACCTCGAGGCTGCGGCGCAGGAGATTGACCCCGCGGGTGTAGGGCGACATCGTCGGGCCGCACAGGACGAGCAGCAGGACGGGCCGGCCAGTGCTGATGTTGCGGATCTCGGTGATGTCGTTCCGGTTCAGGCGTCGGTCGACGACGACCGTCAGCGTCTCCTCGGTCGCGGTCGCGCGCACCTGGGCGGGGGAGAGGTAGAGGCGCTCGTAGGGCCGGGGGGAACCGTTGCCCAGCCACTCCGGCGTCCCCGTCGGTCCCTCGTCGCCGATCTGCTCCGGCGAGAACCGGGCGATCGGGACACCCTCGGGGTCCACGATCTCCAGCCCGTCGCGCTGCGCCGCTCGACGGACGTCGTCGTCGATCGCGAGCGCCGGTCCCGTCGAGGCGGAGGCCCCCACCCTGAGCCGCTCGAGGGCATCGAGCTGGTCGAAGGGGGGACAGTACTGCTGGGCGCGGGCGGATCCGGTCACGTCACGGATTGTGACAGGTCGACACCCCACCATGTCCAAGTGACTCGCTGGGAGATGAATGCCGGGCCAGCGCGTCGACACGGTGCTCGACGGGTATGGTTGGCCGCGATCCGTGTCCCCTGCCGTGAGAGAGACGATGTCCACGCATGCCGACTACCGGCTGAGTCATCTGGACCAGCTCGAGGCCGAGTCCATCCACATCTTCCGTGAGGTCGCGGCCGAGTTCGAGAAGCCGGTGCTGATGTTCTCCGGCGGCAAGGACTCCATCGTGATGCTCCGCCTGGCGGAGAAGGCGTTCTACCCGGCGCGGGTGCCCTTCCCGGTGCTGCAGGTGGCCACGGGGTACGACTTCCCCGAGGTGCTGGCTACGCGCGACCGCTGGGTGGAGCGGCTCGGGGTGCGCCTGCACGAGGCGTCGGTGGAGCAGGCCATCGCCGACGGCGTCGTCGTCGACGATGGCAAGACCCCACGCAACCGCCTGCAGATCGGCACCCTGCTGCACGCCATCGAGTCCGAGGGCTACACCGCCGCCTTCGGCGGCGGCCGTCGCGATGAGGAGAAGGCGCGGGCCAAGGAGCGGGTCTTCTCCCACCGCGACGACTTCGGCCAGTGGGACCCGAAGAACCAGCGCCCGGAGCTGTGGACGCTCTACAACGGTCAGCTGCACGAGGGCGAGCACATGCGTGTCTTCCCGCTGAGCAACTGGACCGAGCTGGACATCTGGCACTACATCGCCCGCGAGGACATCGACATCCCCTCGATCTACTACGCACACAAGCGACGCGTCTTCGAGCGGGGCGGGATGCTCTTCACCGAGAGCGAGTACAACCCCTGCCGCGAGGGCGAGACCGTCACCGAGCGCACCGTGCGCTTCCGCACCGTCGGCGACCTGACTCTGACCGGCTGCCTGGAGTCCGAAGCAGACACCGTGGAGAAGGTCATCGAGGAGGTGGCCGCCTCGCGCGTGACCGAGCGTGGCGCCACCCGTGGCGATGACAAGTTCTCCGAGGCCGCGATGGAAGACCGCAAGAAGCTGGGGTATTTCTGATGATGGACGACCGTATGGACATGCTCCGCTTCGCGACGGCCGGCTCCGTCGACGACGGCAAGTCGACCCTGATCGGGCGACTGCTGCTCGACAGCAAGGCGATCTTCGAGGACCAGATGGAGTCCGTCGAGAAGACGAGCAAGGACAAGGGCTTCGACTACACCGACCTCGCGCTCCTGACCGACGGGCTGCGGTCCGAGCGCGAGCAGGGCATCACGATCGATGTGGCCTACCGCTACTTCGCGACGCCGAAGCGCAAGTTCATCATCGCCGACACCCCGGGGCACGTGCAGTACACCCGCAACATGGTCACCGGGGCGTCGACCTCCGACCTCGGTCTGGTCCTCGTGGACGCGCGGCACGGGCTGACCGAGCAGTCGCGTCGGCACGCGGTGCTGCTGTCGCTGCTGCGGGTGCCGCACCTGGTGCTCGCGGTGAACAAGATGGACCTGGTCGACTACTCCGAAGAGGTCTACAACCGGATCTACAAGGAGTTCACCGCCTTCGCCGGCAAGCTGAACATCCCGGACCTGGCCGTGATCCCGATCTCGGCGCTGCAGGGCGACAACGTCGTCAACCGCAGTGAGAACATGCCCTGGTACCAGGGCACCAGCCTGTTGCACCACTTGGAGAACGTGCACATCGCCTCCGACCGCGACCTGCGGGATGTCCGCTTCCCGGTGCAGTACGTGATCCGCCCGAAGTCGGACGAGTTCCACGACTACCGCGGATATGCCGGCCAGGTGGCCGGTGGCGTGCTCAAGCCAGGCGACGAGGTCGTGGTCCTGCCCAGCGGAATGACGAGCACGATCGAGGGGATCGACCTGCACGAGGAGAAGCTCGACGAGGCGTACCCGCCCATGTCGGTGACCGTGCGCCTGCGGGACGACCTCGACGTCAGCCGTGGCGACATGATCGCCCGGGTGAACAACCAGCCTGAGCCGATCCAAGACATCGACGCGATGATCTGCTGGATGTCGCCGACCCCGATGCGGCCCAAGCAGAAGCTCGCGATCAAGCACACTACGAAGACGGCCCGCACCATCATCAAGGAGGTGCAGTACCGCCTCGACGTGAACTCGCTGCACCGCGACCCGGACGCCGGTGAGCTGATGCTCAATGAGATCGGACGGGTGAAGTTGCGGTCAGCGCAGCCGTTGCTGGTCGACCCCTACGAGCAGAACCGCACGACTGGGTCGTTCATCCTCATTGATGAGGCAACGGGCGTCACCGTCGGCGCAGGAATGATCAACGCGTAGTGGCACCCGCTGCTGCAGCTCAATTGGAACGGAGAAGCATGGCTGACGTCGCGATCATGGGGCAGGGATATGTTGGCCTGCCCTTGGCGTACGAAGCGAGCAAGGTGGGCACACAGGTCCTCGGTTTCGACATCAGCCAAGGCATCGTCGATGCCCTCAATTCCGGGACGTCCCACATCGACGACCTCTCCGACGAGGACATCCGGAGCATGGTGGATGCGGGCTATCAGGCCACCTGCGATGCCGGACGTCTCGCCGAGGCCTCGACGATCGTCATCTGCGTACCGACGCCCCTCTCCGAGGACGGCGGCCCCGATCTCGGGCCGATCAACGCCGCCGTGCACACCGTGTCAGAGCACCTTCGCTCCGGCCAGACGGTCATTCTCGAGTCCACGACGTACCCGGGTACCACGGACGAGGTGGTTCGTCCGGTGCTCGAGCAGGGTGGCCTGGTCGCGGGGAAGGACTTCCACCTCGCCTTCTCACCGGAGCGCATCGATCCGGGCAACGAAAAGTTCGGCGCCAAGAACACTCCCAAGGTCGTCGGTGGACACACCCCGGCGTGCGCCGACGCGGCGGCGGCCTTCTATGGCTCCTTCGTCGACACGGTGGTGCGCGCCAAGGGGACCCGCGAGGCCGAGACCGCAAAGTTGCTGGAGAACACCTACCGGCACATCAACATCGCCCTGGTGAACGAGATGGCGCGCTTCTGCCACGATCTGGGCATCGACCTGTGGGACGTGATCGCGGCCGCGAAGACGAAGCCGTTCGGCTTCCAAGCGTTCTATCCGGGCCCGGGCGTCGGTGGACACTGCATCCCGATCGATCCCAATTATCTCTCCCACAGCGTCCGGTCGAAGCTGGGCTACCCCTTCCGTTTCGTCGAGCTGGCCCAAGAGATCAATGCGACGATGCCTGCGTACATCGTCCAGCGTGTCTATGACCTCCTCAATGAGGACTGCAAACCTTTGCGCGGGTCCACGGTGCTCCTGCTCGGTGTCACGTACAAGCCGAACATTGCCGACCAACGCGAGTCGCCGGCCGTGCCGCTGGCGCAGCAACTCATCGCGAAGGGGGCCGACGTGAGGTTTTTCGACCCCAAGGTGTTGGAGTGGTCCGCAGTGCCGGAGGCGCGCCGTGTTGACAGCGTCGAGACGGCAGTGACCGAGGCCGACCTGACCATCCTCGTGCAGAATCACCGGTCATTCGATGTCGACGCCCTTGCTCTCAAGGCGCAACGGTTCTTCGACACTCGAGGCGTGGCGGCCGATGGTGACAAGGTGCAGCGCCTCTAGGCCTCTGCGTCCCGCACCATTTCGATTGCAAGGAGTTCGACACCTGTGACACCTCTTGTCCTGCACGTGACCGGTGCGCGTCCCAACTTCCCCAAGGCGGCACCGGTGCTGGAGGGGCTCGCGGCGTATGACGTGGAGCAACTCCTGGTGCACACGGGTCAGCACTACGACGACAAGATGTCCGAGATCTTCTTCCGGCAGCTGGGTATCCCGAAGCCGGACGTGAACCTCGGCGTGGGCTCCGGCGCCCACGGAGCCCAGACCGCGAAGGTGATGGAGGCCCTGGAGGCCCTGTTCACGGAGCGTCGTCCCGATCTCGTGGTGGTCTACGGGGATGTGAACTCCACTGTCGCCGCGGCGCTCGTGGCATCGAAGATGGGCATCACCTTCGCCCACGTCGAAGCGGGCCTGCGTTCCTTCGACATGACGATGCCCGAGGAGATCAACCGTCTGGTCACCGACCGACTCTCCGATCTGCTGCTGACCACGAGCACGGATGCGATCGGCCACCTGGGCAACGAGGGCACCGACCCGGACAAGATTCACTTCGTGGGCAACCCGATGATCGACACGTTGCTGAAGAACAGGCACCGCTTCGACGCCGACGCCGTGGGCAAAGACGTCGGTATCGAGGGTGACTACATCGTGGCCACCCT
Proteins encoded in this region:
- a CDS encoding nucleotide sugar dehydrogenase, translated to MADVAIMGQGYVGLPLAYEASKVGTQVLGFDISQGIVDALNSGTSHIDDLSDEDIRSMVDAGYQATCDAGRLAEASTIVICVPTPLSEDGGPDLGPINAAVHTVSEHLRSGQTVILESTTYPGTTDEVVRPVLEQGGLVAGKDFHLAFSPERIDPGNEKFGAKNTPKVVGGHTPACADAAAAFYGSFVDTVVRAKGTREAETAKLLENTYRHINIALVNEMARFCHDLGIDLWDVIAAAKTKPFGFQAFYPGPGVGGHCIPIDPNYLSHSVRSKLGYPFRFVELAQEINATMPAYIVQRVYDLLNEDCKPLRGSTVLLLGVTYKPNIADQRESPAVPLAQQLIAKGADVRFFDPKVLEWSAVPEARRVDSVETAVTEADLTILVQNHRSFDVDALALKAQRFFDTRGVAADGDKVQRL
- a CDS encoding GTP-binding protein codes for the protein MDMLRFATAGSVDDGKSTLIGRLLLDSKAIFEDQMESVEKTSKDKGFDYTDLALLTDGLRSEREQGITIDVAYRYFATPKRKFIIADTPGHVQYTRNMVTGASTSDLGLVLVDARHGLTEQSRRHAVLLSLLRVPHLVLAVNKMDLVDYSEEVYNRIYKEFTAFAGKLNIPDLAVIPISALQGDNVVNRSENMPWYQGTSLLHHLENVHIASDRDLRDVRFPVQYVIRPKSDEFHDYRGYAGQVAGGVLKPGDEVVVLPSGMTSTIEGIDLHEEKLDEAYPPMSVTVRLRDDLDVSRGDMIARVNNQPEPIQDIDAMICWMSPTPMRPKQKLAIKHTTKTARTIIKEVQYRLDVNSLHRDPDAGELMLNEIGRVKLRSAQPLLVDPYEQNRTTGSFILIDEATGVTVGAGMINA
- the cysD gene encoding sulfate adenylyltransferase subunit CysD, with the protein product MSTHADYRLSHLDQLEAESIHIFREVAAEFEKPVLMFSGGKDSIVMLRLAEKAFYPARVPFPVLQVATGYDFPEVLATRDRWVERLGVRLHEASVEQAIADGVVVDDGKTPRNRLQIGTLLHAIESEGYTAAFGGGRRDEEKARAKERVFSHRDDFGQWDPKNQRPELWTLYNGQLHEGEHMRVFPLSNWTELDIWHYIAREDIDIPSIYYAHKRRVFERGGMLFTESEYNPCREGETVTERTVRFRTVGDLTLTGCLESEADTVEKVIEEVAASRVTERGATRGDDKFSEAAMEDRKKLGYF
- the wecB gene encoding UDP-N-acetylglucosamine 2-epimerase (non-hydrolyzing), with amino-acid sequence MTPLVLHVTGARPNFPKAAPVLEGLAAYDVEQLLVHTGQHYDDKMSEIFFRQLGIPKPDVNLGVGSGAHGAQTAKVMEALEALFTERRPDLVVVYGDVNSTVAAALVASKMGITFAHVEAGLRSFDMTMPEEINRLVTDRLSDLLLTTSTDAIGHLGNEGTDPDKIHFVGNPMIDTLLKNRHRFDADAVGKDVGIEGDYIVATLHRPGNVDDPEDVKELVAAMHAVADQAQIVIPLHPRGRARLEQAGFLDHDRIRVIEPLGYIEFMGLVRGAAAVVTDSGGVQEETTILGVPCLTLRPNTERPVTITHGTNQLVDRHTLVERARHVLATGPLAEWDTPPLWDGHAGARIAKVLASSVGA